The Deinococcus sonorensis KR-87 genome includes a window with the following:
- the rpmI gene encoding 50S ribosomal protein L35, with protein MPKVKTKKSVTRRVKITATGKVMAFKSGKRHQNTGKSGSEIRGKGKGFVLAKSEWARMKAALPKGN; from the coding sequence ATGCCCAAGGTCAAGACCAAGAAGAGTGTCACGCGCCGGGTGAAGATCACGGCGACGGGCAAAGTCATGGCGTTCAAGAGTGGCAAGCGCCACCAGAACACCGGCAAGAGCGGCAGCGAAATCCGCGGCAAGGGCAAGGGCTTCGTCCTGGCCAAGAGCGAGTGGGCGCGCATGAAAGCGGCGCTGCCGAAGGGGAACTGA
- a CDS encoding adenylate kinase: MPNQSNKVVIFLGPPGAGKGTQAERLAAEQQLLKISTGDILRDHVTRNTELGQQVKPLLDAGHLVPDDILIALIRDRLASLDPVRVIFDGFPRTTAQAQELDVLLEELGAPVSAVPLLEVPDDVLIARIVERGKTSGRSDDTEEVARNRQTVYRDQTQPLIDYYAARGQVHTINGVGSMDEVYGRIRDAVN; this comes from the coding sequence ATGCCCAACCAGTCCAACAAAGTGGTGATCTTTCTGGGGCCCCCCGGCGCCGGCAAGGGAACGCAGGCCGAACGTCTGGCGGCTGAGCAGCAGCTGCTCAAGATCAGCACCGGAGACATTTTGCGAGACCATGTGACCCGCAACACCGAGCTGGGGCAGCAGGTCAAGCCGCTGCTGGACGCCGGCCACCTGGTGCCGGATGACATCCTGATCGCGCTGATCCGCGACCGGCTGGCCAGCCTGGACCCGGTCCGGGTGATCTTCGACGGTTTCCCCCGCACCACCGCCCAGGCGCAGGAGCTGGACGTGCTGCTGGAGGAACTCGGCGCGCCGGTGAGTGCCGTGCCGCTGCTGGAGGTGCCGGACGACGTGCTGATCGCCCGGATCGTGGAGCGCGGCAAGACCAGCGGGCGCAGCGACGACACCGAGGAGGTGGCCCGCAACCGGCAGACGGTGTACCGGGACCAGACCCAGCCGCTGATTGATTACTACGCCGCGCGCGGGCAGGTGCATACCATCAACGGGGTGGGCAGCATGGACGAGGTGTACGGCCGCATCCGTGACGCGGTGAACTGA
- the secY gene encoding preprotein translocase subunit SecY produces MLRAFRDAFRIPDLQRKIVFTLLLLAVYRLGNAIPTPGINAAALANSNSNNSILGLIGLVSGGNLQQFSIFALGVLPYITASIVIQLLTTTIPALEKLSKEGEEGRKKINQYTRYAAIALGTVQATIFSVLFTRDAGNLAPGWDPGLFTILVMVLAQVAGIAFTMWLGERITEVGVGNGISLIITAGIIARYPPEIANTAKLMQAGNLTLFPLLGFILVTLLVIAGIVYVYQAERRVPVQYARKQVGGRSYGGQATFLPIKVNQAGVIPVIFASAMLILPNLLQQATQTRAPAVATFIQRYLSSGGVWYTVLEVLLIVGFTYLYNSVQFDPKRIAEQLREAGGFVPGVRPGTATAEFLGRISTRISLWGAIFLALLVIIPQLVQKATGVTTFQFSGTGLLIIVGVALETLRQLESQLTVRRYDGFISKGRIRGRLQ; encoded by the coding sequence ATGCTGCGCGCCTTCCGCGACGCATTCCGGATTCCGGATCTTCAGCGGAAGATCGTGTTCACGCTGCTGTTGCTGGCCGTGTACCGGCTGGGCAACGCCATTCCGACCCCAGGCATCAACGCGGCTGCGCTGGCCAACAGCAACAGCAACAACAGCATCCTCGGCTTGATTGGTCTGGTGTCGGGCGGCAACCTCCAGCAGTTCTCGATCTTCGCGCTGGGGGTGCTGCCCTACATCACGGCCAGCATCGTGATCCAGCTGTTGACCACCACCATCCCCGCCCTGGAGAAGCTCTCCAAGGAAGGGGAGGAGGGGCGCAAAAAGATCAACCAGTACACCCGCTACGCGGCGATCGCGCTGGGAACGGTGCAGGCCACCATTTTCTCGGTGCTGTTCACCCGCGACGCGGGCAATCTGGCGCCCGGCTGGGACCCGGGGCTCTTCACCATCCTGGTGATGGTGCTGGCGCAGGTGGCCGGCATCGCCTTCACCATGTGGCTGGGCGAACGCATCACCGAGGTGGGGGTGGGCAACGGCATCTCGCTGATCATCACGGCGGGCATCATCGCCCGCTACCCCCCGGAGATCGCCAACACCGCCAAGCTGATGCAGGCCGGCAACCTGACGCTCTTCCCGCTGCTGGGCTTCATCCTGGTGACGCTGCTGGTGATCGCCGGCATCGTCTACGTGTATCAGGCGGAGCGGCGGGTGCCGGTGCAGTACGCCCGCAAGCAGGTGGGCGGCCGCAGCTACGGCGGTCAGGCCACCTTCCTGCCGATCAAGGTGAACCAGGCGGGCGTGATTCCGGTGATCTTCGCGTCGGCCATGCTGATCCTGCCGAACCTGCTGCAGCAGGCTACCCAGACGCGGGCGCCGGCTGTGGCGACCTTCATCCAGCGCTACCTCAGCAGTGGCGGGGTGTGGTACACGGTGCTGGAAGTGCTGCTGATCGTGGGCTTCACCTACCTGTACAACAGCGTGCAGTTTGATCCCAAGCGCATTGCGGAGCAGCTGCGCGAGGCCGGCGGCTTCGTGCCGGGCGTGCGTCCAGGGACGGCCACCGCCGAGTTCCTGGGCCGCATCAGTACCCGCATCTCGCTGTGGGGCGCCATCTTCCTGGCCCTGCTGGTGATCATTCCGCAGCTGGTGCAGAAGGCCACCGGCGTGACCACCTTCCAGTTCTCCGGAACCGGCCTGCTGATCATCGTGGGTGTGGCGCTGGAAACCCTGCGCCAGCTGGAGTCGCAGCTGACGGTGCGCCGCTACGACGGCTTCATCAGCAAGGGCCGGATCCGCGGCCGGTTGCAGTAA
- the rplO gene encoding 50S ribosomal protein L15 produces the protein MKLHDLIPAPGSKKNRKRVGRGPGGTDKTAGRGHKGQKSRSGAGKGQFFQGGGSTLISRLPKRGFNNVGTTFEVVNLSQLDGLSGTVDRAALEAAGLVRRKGRPVKLLARGEVKAALTLHVDAASEAAVKAIEAAGGSVVLTQPQAEAQAE, from the coding sequence GTGAAGCTTCACGATCTGATTCCCGCGCCCGGTTCCAAGAAGAACCGTAAGCGCGTGGGCCGTGGCCCCGGCGGCACCGACAAGACCGCCGGCCGTGGCCACAAGGGCCAGAAGAGCCGCTCGGGCGCCGGCAAGGGCCAGTTCTTCCAGGGTGGCGGCAGCACGCTGATCAGCCGCCTGCCCAAGCGCGGCTTCAACAACGTGGGCACCACCTTCGAAGTGGTGAACCTCAGCCAGCTGGACGGCCTGAGCGGCACGGTGGACCGTGCGGCGCTGGAAGCGGCCGGACTGGTGCGCCGCAAGGGCCGCCCGGTCAAGCTGCTGGCGCGCGGTGAGGTCAAGGCTGCCCTGACGCTGCACGTGGACGCGGCCAGCGAGGCGGCTGTGAAGGCCATCGAAGCTGCCGGCGGCAGCGTGGTGCTGACGCAGCCCCAGGCCGAAGCGCAGGCCGAGTAA
- the rpmD gene encoding 50S ribosomal protein L30, with protein sequence MKVTLKRSTIGRPQDQVETVKALGLSRIGQSRELPETPAIQGMIRKVIHLLEVSK encoded by the coding sequence ATGAAGGTCACGCTGAAGCGCAGCACCATCGGCCGTCCGCAGGACCAGGTCGAGACCGTCAAGGCGCTGGGACTCAGCAGAATCGGCCAAAGCCGTGAGCTGCCGGAGACCCCCGCCATCCAGGGCATGATCCGCAAGGTCATCCACCTGCTGGAGGTGAGCAAGTGA
- the rpsE gene encoding 30S ribosomal protein S5, giving the protein MTFNRRNDRNAERETGEFEEKMLFVNRTAKTYQGGRRFRFAALVILGDRNGRVGMGIGKAKEVPVAIEKAKAVARKNMIQVPVENGTIPHDIVGENSTSRVLLKPAGPGTGVIAGTVPRSIAELAGITNMLSKELGSRNKVNVAYAVFDGLKNLRTAKQVRALRGTAEGGQA; this is encoded by the coding sequence TTGACTTTTAATCGTCGCAATGACCGCAACGCCGAGCGCGAGACCGGCGAATTCGAAGAGAAGATGCTCTTCGTCAACCGCACCGCCAAGACCTACCAGGGTGGTCGCCGCTTCCGCTTCGCCGCGCTGGTGATCCTGGGTGACCGCAACGGTCGCGTGGGCATGGGCATCGGCAAGGCCAAGGAAGTGCCGGTCGCCATCGAGAAGGCGAAGGCTGTGGCCCGCAAGAACATGATCCAGGTGCCGGTCGAGAACGGCACCATCCCCCACGACATCGTGGGCGAGAACAGCACCAGCCGCGTGCTGCTGAAGCCGGCCGGCCCCGGTACCGGTGTGATCGCCGGCACCGTACCGCGCTCGATCGCCGAACTGGCGGGCATCACCAACATGCTCAGCAAGGAGCTCGGGAGCCGCAACAAGGTGAACGTGGCGTACGCCGTGTTCGACGGCCTGAAGAACCTGCGCACCGCGAAGCAGGTGCGGGCGCTGCGCGGCACGGCCGAAGGGGGGCAGGCATGA
- the rplR gene encoding 50S ribosomal protein L18, producing MSVANQTMLRRKLRNRRKVVTAASGRPRLSIYRSSKHIYAQLIDDASGTTIAQVGSKAVKTGTKTDSAAAVGRALAAAALEKGVKQVVFDRGQYKYHGRVKALAEAAREGGLDF from the coding sequence ATGAGCGTCGCCAACCAGACCATGTTGCGCCGCAAGCTGCGTAACCGCCGCAAGGTGGTGACCGCCGCTTCGGGCCGTCCGCGCCTGAGCATCTACCGTTCCAGCAAGCACATCTACGCGCAGCTGATCGATGACGCCTCCGGCACCACCATCGCCCAGGTCGGCAGCAAGGCCGTCAAGACCGGCACCAAGACCGACAGCGCCGCTGCCGTGGGCCGTGCCCTGGCCGCCGCCGCGCTGGAGAAGGGCGTCAAGCAGGTTGTTTTCGACCGTGGACAGTACAAGTACCACGGCCGGGTGAAGGCGCTGGCCGAAGCAGCGCGGGAGGGTGGCCTTGACTTTTAA
- the rplF gene encoding 50S ribosomal protein L6, with protein MSRIGRQPIAVPSGVTATIEKGLFKVKGPKGELTVPHNPAIEVQQQDGTLSVTRPDDRQDHRALHGLTRTLVANAVHGVANGFTINLELRGVGYRARLNGTSLELTIGYSHPVVIAPPAGVSFAVPEPTRIDVTGIDKQLVGQVAANVRKVRVPDAYHGKGVRFVGEKIALKAGKAGATGGKGKK; from the coding sequence ATGTCGCGTATTGGTAGACAGCCGATCGCCGTTCCGAGTGGTGTGACCGCCACCATCGAGAAGGGCCTGTTCAAGGTCAAAGGCCCCAAGGGCGAGTTGACCGTTCCCCATAATCCCGCCATTGAGGTGCAGCAGCAGGACGGCACCCTGAGCGTCACCCGTCCGGATGACCGCCAGGACCACCGCGCCCTGCACGGCCTGACCCGCACGCTGGTCGCCAACGCCGTTCACGGTGTGGCCAACGGCTTCACCATCAACCTGGAGCTGCGCGGCGTGGGTTACCGTGCCCGCCTGAACGGCACGTCGCTGGAGCTGACCATCGGCTACAGCCACCCCGTTGTGATCGCGCCGCCCGCCGGCGTGAGCTTCGCGGTTCCGGAGCCCACCCGCATTGACGTGACGGGCATCGACAAGCAGCTGGTCGGCCAGGTGGCCGCCAACGTCCGCAAGGTCCGCGTGCCGGATGCCTACCACGGCAAGGGTGTGCGCTTTGTGGGTGAGAAGATTGCCCTCAAGGCCGGTAAGGCCGGCGCCACGGGCGGAAAGGGTAAGAAATGA
- the rpsH gene encoding 30S ribosomal protein S8, giving the protein MLSDPIADMLTRIRNATRGHKEIVDVPASKFKEQLGHLLVKEGYLASCERVRDEGMKFDVLRLTLKYGAKREQVIKHIERISRPGRRAYVSHEHLPRIQRGLGLAVVSTSHGLLADRDARKQGIGGELVCVLW; this is encoded by the coding sequence ATGCTCAGTGATCCCATCGCCGATATGCTGACGCGCATCCGCAACGCGACGCGCGGCCACAAGGAGATCGTGGACGTGCCCGCCTCCAAGTTCAAGGAGCAGCTGGGCCACCTGCTGGTCAAGGAAGGCTACTTGGCCTCCTGCGAGCGAGTGCGCGACGAAGGTATGAAGTTCGATGTGCTGCGTCTGACCCTGAAGTACGGCGCCAAGCGCGAGCAGGTCATCAAGCACATTGAGCGCATCAGCCGTCCCGGCCGCCGCGCCTACGTCAGCCATGAGCACCTGCCGCGCATCCAGCGTGGCCTGGGTCTGGCGGTCGTTTCGACCAGCCACGGCCTGCTGGCCGACCGTGATGCCCGCAAGCAGGGCATCGGCGGCGAACTCGTCTGCGTTCTCTGGTAA
- the rpsN gene encoding 30S ribosomal protein S14 produces the protein MAKKSKIAKQKQREQTVAKYAERREAMKAAGDYAGLATLPRDASPTRLHNRCEQTGRPRGYIRFFGVSRIVLREMAHRGELPGVKKSSW, from the coding sequence ATGGCCAAGAAGAGCAAGATTGCCAAGCAGAAGCAGCGTGAGCAGACGGTGGCCAAGTACGCCGAGCGCCGTGAGGCGATGAAGGCGGCCGGTGACTACGCCGGTCTGGCGACCCTGCCGCGCGACGCCAGCCCCACCCGCCTGCACAACCGTTGTGAGCAGACCGGTCGCCCCCGCGGCTACATCCGCTTCTTCGGGGTCAGCCGCATCGTGCTGCGCGAGATGGCGCACCGCGGTGAGCTGCCGGGCGTCAAGAAGTCCAGCTGGTAA
- the rplE gene encoding 50S ribosomal protein L5, with protein MQQLKSKYNDEVRPALMQQFGYSSVMAVPRIEKIVINEGLGSSKEDSKAIDKAARELSLITLQKPIITKAKKSISNFKLRQGMPVGVKVTLRGERMYVFMEKLLNIALPRLRDFRGINPNAFDGRGNYNLGIKEQLIFPEITYDMVDKVRGMDITVVTTAKSDEEARALLQAMGFPFRK; from the coding sequence ATGCAGCAACTCAAGAGCAAGTACAACGATGAAGTGCGTCCCGCGCTGATGCAGCAGTTTGGCTACAGCAGCGTGATGGCCGTGCCGCGCATCGAGAAGATCGTCATCAACGAGGGTCTGGGCAGCAGCAAGGAAGACAGCAAGGCCATCGACAAGGCGGCCCGCGAGCTGAGCCTGATCACGCTGCAGAAGCCGATCATCACCAAGGCCAAGAAGAGCATCAGCAACTTCAAGCTGCGTCAGGGCATGCCGGTCGGCGTGAAGGTCACGCTGCGCGGCGAGCGCATGTACGTGTTCATGGAGAAGCTGCTGAACATCGCGCTACCGCGTCTGCGCGACTTCCGTGGCATCAACCCCAACGCCTTCGATGGCCGTGGTAACTACAACCTGGGCATCAAGGAGCAGCTGATCTTCCCGGAAATCACCTATGATATGGTGGACAAAGTCCGTGGCATGGACATCACTGTCGTGACCACGGCCAAGTCCGACGAGGAAGCCCGCGCGCTGCTCCAGGCGATGGGATTTCCGTTCCGGAAGTAA
- the rplX gene encoding 50S ribosomal protein L24, translating to MSKPKAGEHHNFKLHVKKGDTVVVTRGKHKGQTGTVLLALPEDQKVVVEGVNIVKKHVKPNPGNSAGGIEEREGALHASKVSLVDPETGKATRVRKQVVDGKKVRVAVASGKVID from the coding sequence ATCAGCAAGCCCAAAGCGGGCGAGCACCACAACTTCAAGCTGCACGTCAAGAAGGGCGACACCGTCGTCGTGACGCGCGGCAAGCACAAGGGCCAGACCGGCACCGTGCTGCTGGCGCTGCCTGAGGACCAGAAGGTCGTGGTCGAGGGCGTCAACATCGTCAAGAAGCACGTCAAGCCGAACCCCGGCAACAGCGCTGGCGGCATCGAGGAGCGCGAAGGCGCCCTGCATGCCAGCAAGGTGAGCCTGGTGGATCCTGAAACCGGTAAGGCCACCCGCGTGCGCAAGCAGGTCGTGGACGGCAAGAAGGTCCGCGTGGCTGTGGCCAGCGGCAAAGTCATCGACTGA
- the rplN gene encoding 50S ribosomal protein L14, whose protein sequence is MIMPQSRLDVADNSGARELMCIRVLNSGIGGKGLTKGGGGNKRYAHVGDIIVASVKDAAPRGTVKAGDVVKAVVVRTSFAVKRQDGSAIRFDKNAAVIINNNGEPRGTRVFGPVARELRDRRFMKIISLAPEVL, encoded by the coding sequence ATGATCATGCCTCAGTCCCGCCTCGACGTGGCGGACAACAGCGGTGCCCGTGAACTGATGTGCATCCGGGTGCTGAACAGCGGCATCGGCGGCAAGGGCCTGACCAAGGGCGGCGGCGGCAACAAGCGCTACGCCCACGTGGGCGACATCATCGTCGCCTCGGTCAAGGACGCCGCACCGCGCGGCACCGTCAAGGCCGGTGACGTGGTCAAGGCCGTGGTGGTGCGCACCAGCTTTGCGGTGAAGCGCCAGGACGGCTCGGCCATCCGCTTCGATAAGAACGCGGCCGTCATCATCAACAACAACGGCGAGCCGCGTGGAACGCGCGTCTTCGGGCCGGTGGCGCGCGAGCTGCGTGATCGCCGCTTTATGAAGATCATCTCGCTGGCCCCGGAGGTGCTGTAA
- the rpsQ gene encoding 30S ribosomal protein S17 has product MKKTLTGVVVSDKADKTVSVKVERRFMHPLYGKVVTRSQKYAAHDETNEYRLGDRVEILSVRPISKTKTWKVTRLVERPRGIETTAVETEGGNA; this is encoded by the coding sequence ATGAAGAAGACACTGACCGGTGTGGTCGTGAGCGACAAGGCCGACAAGACGGTGAGCGTCAAGGTCGAGCGGCGCTTCATGCACCCGCTGTACGGCAAGGTCGTGACCCGCAGCCAGAAGTACGCGGCCCACGACGAGACCAACGAGTACCGGCTGGGCGACCGCGTCGAGATCCTCTCGGTGCGGCCCATCAGCAAGACCAAGACCTGGAAGGTCACCCGGTTGGTCGAGCGCCCGCGTGGCATCGAGACCACCGCGGTGGAGACCGAAGGCGGTAACGCATGA
- the rpmC gene encoding 50S ribosomal protein L29 — MKLSEMRELDAAAFEQEVASRKKELMELRFQGAVGNLDKPHRVTQLRREVAQLLTVQTEKQRSQK, encoded by the coding sequence ATGAAGCTCAGTGAAATGCGTGAGCTGGACGCGGCTGCGTTCGAGCAGGAAGTGGCGTCGCGCAAGAAGGAACTGATGGAACTGCGGTTCCAGGGCGCGGTGGGCAATCTGGACAAGCCGCACCGGGTCACCCAGCTCCGCCGCGAGGTGGCTCAGCTCCTGACCGTGCAGACGGAGAAGCAGAGGAGCCAGAAATGA
- the rplP gene encoding 50S ribosomal protein L16, with translation MLLPKRTKFRKQFRGRMTGDAKGGDYVAFGDFGLVAMEPAWIKSNQIEACRIVMSRHFRRGGKIYIRVFPDKPVTKKPAETRMGKGKGAVEYWVAVVKPGRVMFEVSGVTEEQAKEAFRLAGHKLPISTKMVKREVYDEAQ, from the coding sequence ATGCTTCTTCCGAAGCGCACCAAGTTCCGCAAGCAGTTCCGTGGCCGGATGACCGGCGACGCCAAGGGCGGCGATTACGTGGCCTTCGGCGACTTCGGCCTGGTGGCCATGGAGCCGGCCTGGATCAAGAGCAACCAGATCGAGGCCTGCCGCATCGTGATGAGCCGTCACTTCCGCCGCGGCGGCAAGATCTACATCCGCGTGTTCCCCGACAAGCCCGTCACCAAGAAGCCGGCCGAAACCCGAATGGGTAAGGGTAAGGGCGCCGTGGAGTACTGGGTGGCCGTCGTGAAGCCGGGCCGCGTGATGTTCGAGGTGAGCGGCGTGACCGAGGAGCAGGCCAAGGAGGCCTTCCGCCTGGCGGGCCACAAGCTCCCCATCAGCACCAAGATGGTGAAGCGCGAGGTATACGATGAAGCTCAGTGA
- the rpsC gene encoding 30S ribosomal protein S3: protein MGNKINPNGFRLGITKGWNSRWYAGKKTYSKMVQEDERIRRLVAKELSQAGLARIEIERAGQQVNVIISAAKPGIVIGKGGESIKRLRADIERLVSAGTVAVNVAEIPNPNTSAPLVALRVAEQIERRFAFRRAMKQAAQRVMESGARGVKVILSGRLGGAEQARTEKVLEGRVPLHTLRADIDYGTALARTTYGIIGIKVLVFNGEVIGGKTETVVRPPRQGGERRPEGDRPNRRRPTARRRTGGE from the coding sequence ATGGGTAACAAGATCAACCCGAACGGCTTCCGCCTGGGCATCACCAAGGGCTGGAACAGCCGCTGGTACGCCGGGAAGAAGACCTACAGCAAGATGGTCCAGGAAGACGAGCGCATTCGCCGTCTGGTGGCCAAGGAGCTGTCGCAGGCGGGCCTGGCCCGCATCGAGATCGAGCGCGCGGGCCAGCAGGTCAACGTGATCATCAGCGCGGCCAAGCCGGGCATCGTGATCGGCAAGGGCGGCGAGAGCATCAAGCGCCTGCGCGCCGACATCGAGCGTCTGGTGAGCGCCGGCACGGTGGCCGTGAACGTCGCCGAGATCCCCAACCCCAACACCAGCGCCCCGCTGGTCGCGCTGCGCGTGGCCGAGCAGATCGAGCGCCGGTTCGCGTTCCGCCGCGCCATGAAGCAGGCGGCCCAGCGCGTGATGGAGTCGGGCGCCCGCGGCGTTAAGGTGATCCTGTCGGGTCGTCTGGGCGGCGCCGAGCAGGCCCGCACCGAGAAGGTGCTGGAAGGCCGCGTGCCGCTGCACACCCTGCGCGCCGACATCGACTACGGCACCGCGCTGGCCCGCACCACCTACGGCATCATCGGCATCAAGGTGCTGGTGTTCAACGGCGAGGTCATCGGTGGCAAGACCGAAACCGTGGTCCGTCCGCCGCGTCAGGGTGGCGAGCGCCGTCCTGAGGGTGACCGTCCCAACCGCCGCCGCCCCACCGCGCGCCGCCGCACAGGAGGTGAGTGA
- the rplV gene encoding 50S ribosomal protein L22, which translates to MQAKAIAKYIRMTPRKVRLVVDVIRGKDVQAAEDLLRFIPRAASLPIEKVLKSAKANAVNNHDMIEDRLFVAQAFVDAGPTLKRLIPRARGSANIIKKRTSHITIILEERHG; encoded by the coding sequence ATGCAAGCCAAAGCGATTGCCAAATACATCCGCATGACGCCGCGCAAGGTTCGCCTGGTTGTGGACGTCATCCGCGGCAAGGACGTGCAGGCCGCCGAGGATCTGCTGCGCTTCATCCCCCGCGCCGCCAGCCTGCCGATCGAGAAGGTGCTCAAGAGCGCCAAAGCCAACGCGGTCAACAACCACGACATGATCGAGGACCGCCTCTTCGTGGCCCAGGCGTTCGTGGATGCCGGCCCCACCCTGAAGCGTCTGATTCCCCGTGCGCGCGGCAGTGCCAACATCATCAAGAAGCGCACCAGCCACATCACCATCATCCTGGAGGAGCGCCATGGGTAA
- the rpsS gene encoding 30S ribosomal protein S19: protein MPRSLKKGPFVDDHLLVKVDAQNDRKDKRVIKTWSRRSTIVPEMIGHTIAVYNGKQHVPVFVSEQMIGHKLGEFSPTRSYRGHGADKNAKGSKKK, encoded by the coding sequence ATGCCCCGTAGCCTCAAAAAAGGGCCGTTCGTGGATGACCACCTCCTGGTGAAGGTGGACGCCCAGAACGACCGCAAGGACAAGCGCGTCATCAAGACCTGGAGCCGGCGCAGCACCATCGTGCCCGAGATGATCGGCCACACCATCGCGGTGTACAACGGCAAGCAGCATGTGCCGGTCTTCGTCTCGGAGCAGATGATCGGCCACAAGCTCGGCGAGTTCAGCCCCACCCGCAGCTACCGCGGGCACGGCGCGGACAAGAACGCCAAGGGGAGCAAGAAGAAGTAA
- the rplB gene encoding 50S ribosomal protein L2, producing MAVKKYRPYTASRRQMTTADFSGLTKKRPEKALTEALPKSGGHNNRGRVTSRFRGGGHKRLYRIIDFKRRDKSGVVAKVAALEYDPNRSARIALLAYADGEKRYVLAPEGLTVGASVVSGPEAEPKVGNALPLRFIPVGAVVHAVELVPGKGAQMARSAGTSVQLQGKEGNYVSLRLPSGEVRRVHIECYATIGAVGNAEHKNIVIGKAGRSRWLGRKPHVRGSAMNPVDHPHGGGEGRTGAGRTPVSPWGQPSKGLKTRRKRKISDRFIVTRRGGK from the coding sequence ATGGCTGTCAAGAAATATCGTCCGTATACCGCGTCGCGCCGTCAGATGACGACCGCCGACTTCAGCGGCCTGACCAAGAAGCGCCCCGAGAAGGCGCTCACCGAGGCGCTGCCCAAGAGCGGCGGCCACAACAACCGCGGCCGCGTCACCAGCCGCTTCCGTGGCGGCGGGCACAAGCGCCTGTACCGCATCATCGACTTCAAGCGCCGCGACAAGTCGGGCGTGGTGGCCAAGGTGGCCGCGCTGGAGTACGACCCCAACCGCAGCGCCCGCATCGCCCTGCTGGCCTACGCCGACGGTGAGAAGCGCTACGTGCTGGCTCCCGAAGGCCTGACCGTGGGTGCGAGCGTCGTGAGCGGCCCGGAAGCCGAGCCGAAGGTGGGCAACGCCCTCCCGCTGCGCTTCATCCCGGTGGGTGCCGTGGTGCACGCCGTGGAACTGGTGCCGGGCAAGGGCGCCCAGATGGCGCGCAGCGCCGGAACCAGCGTTCAGCTGCAGGGCAAGGAAGGCAACTACGTCAGCCTGCGTCTGCCGAGCGGCGAGGTGCGCCGCGTGCACATCGAGTGCTACGCGACCATCGGCGCCGTGGGCAACGCCGAGCACAAGAACATCGTGATCGGCAAGGCCGGCCGCAGCCGCTGGCTGGGCCGCAAGCCGCACGTCCGCGGCAGCGCCATGAACCCCGTCGACCACCCGCACGGTGGTGGTGAGGGCCGCACCGGTGCGGGCCGCACGCCGGTCAGCCCCTGGGGCCAGCCGTCCAAGGGCCTGAAGACCCGCCGCAAGCGCAAGATCTCGGACCGCTTCATCGTCACCCGCCGTGGCGGGAAGTAA
- a CDS encoding 50S ribosomal protein L23, which yields MDRGVYTFWVAPSATKTQIKNAVQQAFGVTVVKVTAFNALGKMKRTGKYEGRRVSRKKAMVKLAEGQTIDALVGTA from the coding sequence ATGGACCGCGGCGTCTACACCTTCTGGGTGGCCCCCAGCGCCACCAAGACCCAGATCAAGAACGCCGTTCAGCAGGCGTTCGGCGTGACGGTGGTGAAGGTGACCGCCTTCAACGCCCTGGGCAAGATGAAGCGCACCGGCAAGTACGAAGGCCGCCGCGTGAGCCGCAAGAAGGCCATGGTCAAACTCGCCGAGGGCCAGACGATCGACGCCCTGGTCGGCACGGCGTAA